The Mastomys coucha isolate ucsf_1 unplaced genomic scaffold, UCSF_Mcou_1 pScaffold4, whole genome shotgun sequence genome has a segment encoding these proteins:
- the Rbms2 gene encoding RNA-binding motif, single-stranded-interacting protein 2 isoform X1, translated as MLLSVTSRPGISTFGYNKNNKKLYVAQQMAPPSPRDSTPNSSSGGSGGSDQLSKTNLYIRGLQPGTTDQDLVKLCQPYGKIVSTKAILDKTTNKCKGYGFVDFDSPSSAQRAVSALKASGVQAQMAKQQEQDPTNLYISNLPLSMDEQELEGMLKPFGQVISTRILRDTSGASRGVGFARMESTEKCEAIITHFNGKYIKTPPGVAAPSDPLLCKFADGGPKKRQNQGRFVQNGRAWPRNGDMGGMALTYDPTTALQNGFYAAPYSIAHSRMLAQSGLAPYLPSPVSSYQRVTQTSPLQVPSPSWMQHQSYLMQPSGSVLTPGMDHPLSLQPASMMGPLTQQLGHLSLNSLGTFMPTAAAMQGAYISQYPAVPSSSVSVEESSGQQNQLAVEPPSDHGVYPFQFSK; from the exons atgcTGCTATCAGTGACTTCCAGGCCTGGGATTTCGACTTTTGGctataacaagaacaacaagaag CTATATGTGGCTCAGCAAATGGCACCCCCGAGTCCAAGGGACAGCACCCCCAACAGCAGCAGCGGTGGGAGTGGCGGGAGCGACCAGCTGAGCAAAACGAACTTGTATATCCGAGGCCTGCAGCCTGGTACCACTGACCAGGACCTTGTCAAGCTCTGTCAGCC GTATGGCAAGATTGTCTCCACTAAGGCCATACTGGACAAGACCACAAACAAGTGCAAAG GCTATGGCTTTGTGGACTTCGACAGTCCGTCGTCAGCACAGAGAGCTGTATCTGCACTGAAAGCCAGTGGTGTGCAGGCACAAATGGCAAAG CAACAGGAGCAAGACCCTACAAATTTATACATCTCAAACCTCCCTCTGTCAATGGATGAGCAGGAATTGGAGGGCATGCTGAAGCCCTTTGGCCAGGTCATCTCCACTCGGATCCTTCGAGACACTAGTGGAGCCAGCAGAGGGGTCGGCTTTGCAAG GATGGAGTCCACAGAGAAATGTGAAGCCATCATCACCCACTTTAATGGAAAGTATATAAAGACGCCCCCTGGAGTAGCAG CACCTTCTGACCCCTTGCTTTGCAAATTTGCTGATGGTGGGCCAAAGAAACGACAGAACCAAGGAAGATTTGTACAAAATGGACGGGCCTGGCCAAGGAACGGAGACATG GGTGGTATGGCCTTGACCTATGACCCCACCACAGCTCTTCAGAACGG GTTCTATGCCGCTCCTTACAGCATCGCGCACAGCAGGATGCTGGCTCAGTCTGGGCTAGCCCCGTATCTTCCATCTCCTGTGTCTTCCTATCAG AGAGTGACTCAGACATCTCCTCTACAAGTACCTAGCCCATCTTGGATGCAACACCAGTCGTACCTCATGCAGCCTTCA GGCTCAGTTCTGACGCCAGGGATGGACCACCccctttctctccagcctgcctccATGATGGGACCTCTTACTCAGCAACTGGGTCACCTGTCACTCAACAGCCTGGGCACG TTCATGCCAACAGCTGCTGCTATGCAAGGAGCTTACATCTCCCAGTATCCAGCTGTGccttcttccagtgtgtctgttGAG GAGAGCAGTGGTCAGCAGAATCAACTGGCAGTGGAGCCCCCCTCAGACCATGGGGTCTATCCTTTCCAGTTCAGCAAGTAA
- the Rbms2 gene encoding RNA-binding motif, single-stranded-interacting protein 2 isoform X3, whose product MAPPSPRDSTPNSSSGGSGGSDQLSKTNLYIRGLQPGTTDQDLVKLCQPYGKIVSTKAILDKTTNKCKGYGFVDFDSPSSAQRAVSALKASGVQAQMAKQQEQDPTNLYISNLPLSMDEQELEGMLKPFGQVISTRILRDTSGASRGVGFARMESTEKCEAIITHFNGKYIKTPPGVAAPSDPLLCKFADGGPKKRQNQGRFVQNGRAWPRNGDMGGMALTYDPTTALQNGFYAAPYSIAHSRMLAQSGLAPYLPSPVSSYQRVTQTSPLQVPSPSWMQHQSYLMQPSGSVLTPGMDHPLSLQPASMMGPLTQQLGHLSLNSLGTFMPTAAAMQGAYISQYPAVPSSSVSVEESSGQQNQLAVEPPSDHGVYPFQFSK is encoded by the exons ATGGCACCCCCGAGTCCAAGGGACAGCACCCCCAACAGCAGCAGCGGTGGGAGTGGCGGGAGCGACCAGCTGAGCAAAACGAACTTGTATATCCGAGGCCTGCAGCCTGGTACCACTGACCAGGACCTTGTCAAGCTCTGTCAGCC GTATGGCAAGATTGTCTCCACTAAGGCCATACTGGACAAGACCACAAACAAGTGCAAAG GCTATGGCTTTGTGGACTTCGACAGTCCGTCGTCAGCACAGAGAGCTGTATCTGCACTGAAAGCCAGTGGTGTGCAGGCACAAATGGCAAAG CAACAGGAGCAAGACCCTACAAATTTATACATCTCAAACCTCCCTCTGTCAATGGATGAGCAGGAATTGGAGGGCATGCTGAAGCCCTTTGGCCAGGTCATCTCCACTCGGATCCTTCGAGACACTAGTGGAGCCAGCAGAGGGGTCGGCTTTGCAAG GATGGAGTCCACAGAGAAATGTGAAGCCATCATCACCCACTTTAATGGAAAGTATATAAAGACGCCCCCTGGAGTAGCAG CACCTTCTGACCCCTTGCTTTGCAAATTTGCTGATGGTGGGCCAAAGAAACGACAGAACCAAGGAAGATTTGTACAAAATGGACGGGCCTGGCCAAGGAACGGAGACATG GGTGGTATGGCCTTGACCTATGACCCCACCACAGCTCTTCAGAACGG GTTCTATGCCGCTCCTTACAGCATCGCGCACAGCAGGATGCTGGCTCAGTCTGGGCTAGCCCCGTATCTTCCATCTCCTGTGTCTTCCTATCAG AGAGTGACTCAGACATCTCCTCTACAAGTACCTAGCCCATCTTGGATGCAACACCAGTCGTACCTCATGCAGCCTTCA GGCTCAGTTCTGACGCCAGGGATGGACCACCccctttctctccagcctgcctccATGATGGGACCTCTTACTCAGCAACTGGGTCACCTGTCACTCAACAGCCTGGGCACG TTCATGCCAACAGCTGCTGCTATGCAAGGAGCTTACATCTCCCAGTATCCAGCTGTGccttcttccagtgtgtctgttGAG GAGAGCAGTGGTCAGCAGAATCAACTGGCAGTGGAGCCCCCCTCAGACCATGGGGTCTATCCTTTCCAGTTCAGCAAGTAA
- the Rbms2 gene encoding RNA-binding motif, single-stranded-interacting protein 2 isoform X2, with amino-acid sequence MLLSVTSRPGISTFGYNKNNKKLYVAQQMAPPSPRDSTPNSSSGGSGGSDQLSKTNLYIRGLQPGTTDQDLVKLCQPYGKIVSTKAILDKTTNKCKGYGFVDFDSPSSAQRAVSALKASGVQAQMAKQQEQDPTNLYISNLPLSMDEQELEGMLKPFGQVISTRILRDTSGASRGVGFARMESTEKCEAIITHFNGKYIKTPPGVAAPSDPLLCKFADGGPKKRQNQGRFVQNGRAWPRNGDMGGMALTYDPTTALQNGFYAAPYSIAHSRMLAQSGLAPYLPSPVSSYQGSVLTPGMDHPLSLQPASMMGPLTQQLGHLSLNSLGTFMPTAAAMQGAYISQYPAVPSSSVSVEESSGQQNQLAVEPPSDHGVYPFQFSK; translated from the exons atgcTGCTATCAGTGACTTCCAGGCCTGGGATTTCGACTTTTGGctataacaagaacaacaagaag CTATATGTGGCTCAGCAAATGGCACCCCCGAGTCCAAGGGACAGCACCCCCAACAGCAGCAGCGGTGGGAGTGGCGGGAGCGACCAGCTGAGCAAAACGAACTTGTATATCCGAGGCCTGCAGCCTGGTACCACTGACCAGGACCTTGTCAAGCTCTGTCAGCC GTATGGCAAGATTGTCTCCACTAAGGCCATACTGGACAAGACCACAAACAAGTGCAAAG GCTATGGCTTTGTGGACTTCGACAGTCCGTCGTCAGCACAGAGAGCTGTATCTGCACTGAAAGCCAGTGGTGTGCAGGCACAAATGGCAAAG CAACAGGAGCAAGACCCTACAAATTTATACATCTCAAACCTCCCTCTGTCAATGGATGAGCAGGAATTGGAGGGCATGCTGAAGCCCTTTGGCCAGGTCATCTCCACTCGGATCCTTCGAGACACTAGTGGAGCCAGCAGAGGGGTCGGCTTTGCAAG GATGGAGTCCACAGAGAAATGTGAAGCCATCATCACCCACTTTAATGGAAAGTATATAAAGACGCCCCCTGGAGTAGCAG CACCTTCTGACCCCTTGCTTTGCAAATTTGCTGATGGTGGGCCAAAGAAACGACAGAACCAAGGAAGATTTGTACAAAATGGACGGGCCTGGCCAAGGAACGGAGACATG GGTGGTATGGCCTTGACCTATGACCCCACCACAGCTCTTCAGAACGG GTTCTATGCCGCTCCTTACAGCATCGCGCACAGCAGGATGCTGGCTCAGTCTGGGCTAGCCCCGTATCTTCCATCTCCTGTGTCTTCCTATCAG GGCTCAGTTCTGACGCCAGGGATGGACCACCccctttctctccagcctgcctccATGATGGGACCTCTTACTCAGCAACTGGGTCACCTGTCACTCAACAGCCTGGGCACG TTCATGCCAACAGCTGCTGCTATGCAAGGAGCTTACATCTCCCAGTATCCAGCTGTGccttcttccagtgtgtctgttGAG GAGAGCAGTGGTCAGCAGAATCAACTGGCAGTGGAGCCCCCCTCAGACCATGGGGTCTATCCTTTCCAGTTCAGCAAGTAA